Below is a window of Desulfobacterales bacterium DNA.
CAAGATATTGGGCGCAAAATGCTGGTGCGGCTCAAATACCTCCCCGTTGTCCACAATGGGGCGAATGACATCCATCATGTCGTACCCCTGGCCGGGGCTGTCCGGAATAACCGTGTCGAGAGCCGGATCCATACGTCCCGGCAAATCATCGGTGGCCACCCGTGGAGGATCATCCATGTTATTGGACGGCAGGTAGGACAAAAGCATCTTGATCTGGTTTATGGCGTCTTCGTCGTTTTCGCACGCAAAATGGGCCACGCCGCTTTTTTCATTATGCGCCATGGCGCCGCCCAAGTCTTCAAAGGTAATCTCTTCACCGGTAACGGCCTTGATGACCTCCGGCCCGGTTATGAACATATGGGCGGTATTTTTGACCATAAAGATGAAATCCGTCATGGCCGGTGAATAGACCGCGCCCCCCGCGCAAGGCCCCATAATGGCCGAAATCTGAGGAATCACGCCTGATCCGATCGAATTGCGGTAAAAAATTTCACCAAATCCACACAGTGCATCCACCCCCTCCTGAATTCGGGCGCCGGCCGAGTCATTCAATCCGACAAACGGCACGCCGGATTTAAGCGCCATGTCCATGACCTTGCAGATCTTTTTGGCGTGCATCTCCCCCAGACTGCCGGCCCGAGCCGTAAAGTCCTGCGAAAAGGCAAATACGGGGCGGCCCGCCACCAGGCCATGGCCCGTGACAACTCCGTCTGCGGGAACCTCCACCGCCTGCATGCCGAAATTAACACAGCGGTGTGAAACGAACATATCAATTTCTCTGAAAGTGCCGACATC
It encodes the following:
- a CDS encoding carboxyl transferase domain-containing protein, with product MGKVEEKIKELMDREKKVRRMGGDQMVASHKKKGKLTARERLNLLFDVGTFREIDMFVSHRCVNFGMQAVEVPADGVVTGHGLVAGRPVFAFSQDFTARAGSLGEMHAKKICKVMDMALKSGVPFVGLNDSAGARIQEGVDALCGFGEIFYRNSIGSGVIPQISAIMGPCAGGAVYSPAMTDFIFMVKNTAHMFITGPEVIKAVTGEEITFEDLGGAMAHNEKSGVAHFACENDEDAINQIKMLLSYLPSNNMDDPPRVATDDLPGRMDPALDTVIPDSPGQGYDMMDVIRPIVDNGEVFEPHQHFAPNILICFARLNGRSIGIIANQPKVMAGSLDINAADKATRFIRFCDAFNIPILTIADVPGYLPGSDQEWGGIIRHGAKLLWCYSEATVPKLLLITRKDYGGAYIAMSSRHLGADMAFAWPTAEIAVMGAQGAANIIHRKEINDADDPVAKRNEKINEYETLFSNPYCAAARGYVDAVIRPRETRSRLIDALEILCTKRELRPPKKHGNIPV